One stretch of Hydrogenovibrio kuenenii DSM 12350 DNA includes these proteins:
- a CDS encoding TetR/AcrR family transcriptional regulator, which translates to MMNEVMPLNKKTSKTAIKIQQAATKLFAEKGYDGTIMDELAELIAVNKASIYYHFQSKENLYDFCLHDLFATVADAVIAQVESQTGVEDKLWAFVQTFAKQTQTHSQMPSILMREIASGGIHMPIAARQQMQRLLEALRTILLEGEKQGIFAKVDPLTTHFMIIGSLCFFITSKPMRDAIGSEQPLDPTLDEATNEIYRLINNAVKIH; encoded by the coding sequence ATGATGAACGAAGTAATGCCATTGAATAAAAAAACATCTAAAACCGCGATCAAAATCCAACAGGCCGCTACCAAACTGTTTGCAGAAAAAGGCTATGACGGCACGATTATGGATGAATTGGCTGAACTTATAGCGGTAAATAAAGCGAGCATTTACTATCACTTTCAAAGCAAAGAAAATCTTTATGATTTTTGTTTGCATGACCTGTTTGCGACTGTAGCAGATGCGGTCATCGCTCAAGTTGAATCGCAAACGGGAGTAGAAGACAAGCTCTGGGCATTTGTACAGACGTTTGCAAAGCAAACTCAAACCCACAGCCAAATGCCATCCATTCTAATGCGAGAAATCGCCTCTGGCGGCATCCACATGCCCATAGCAGCCAGACAGCAAATGCAGCGCTTACTTGAAGCTCTGAGAACCATTCTGCTTGAGGGGGAAAAACAGGGCATCTTCGCTAAAGTGGACCCTTTAACCACGCACTTTATGATTATCGGCAGCCTATGTTTCTTTATCACCAGTAAGCCAATGCGTGATGCTATTGGCTCCGAGCAACCACTTGATCCGACATTAGATGAAGCAACCAACGAAATTTATCGTTTGATTAATAATGCAGTAAAAATTCACTAA